One segment of Pseudodesulfovibrio sp. 5S69 DNA contains the following:
- the selA gene encoding L-seryl-tRNA(Sec) selenium transferase: MSNLFRYLPSMDEILSVLAKAEGIGELPRPLVKNLVNDFLDICREEIRAGAFSRPDELSAAALAPRLTAYVRSKARPHFRRVLNATGVVVHTNLGRSLLAKSAIEAVAEACGHYSNCEFDLATGKRGSRYSHVEKILCDITGAEAALVVNNNAAAVFIMLETLAKGREVIVSRGQLVEIGGSFRIPDVMAKSGATLREVGATNRTHVHDYENAIGDETGALMRVHTSNFRVVGFTKEVTLAEMRVLGDRYNLPVIEDLGSGSLYSLEGEGLLGEPTVQQVVAQGADVVSFSGDKVLGGPQAGVIVGRREYIDRIKKNPINRAVRIDKMTLAALEATLRLYLDMPEARRRIPTLNMITASPEALKSKARRLAEAVREALGGRAVVGMKKGVSRVGGGAFPEYDLPGTMVTVAVEGVAVEDLRDALLDTDPPLVARIEDNEFLLDPRTLASTELKLAAHALKQAVDGLTD, encoded by the coding sequence ATGAGCAATCTTTTCAGGTACCTGCCTTCCATGGACGAGATTCTCTCCGTCCTGGCCAAGGCGGAGGGGATCGGCGAGCTGCCCCGGCCGTTGGTCAAGAATCTGGTCAACGACTTCCTGGACATCTGCCGCGAGGAAATCCGTGCGGGCGCGTTTTCCAGGCCCGATGAATTGTCGGCAGCGGCCCTGGCGCCTCGGCTGACCGCCTATGTCCGGTCCAAGGCCCGGCCCCATTTCCGCCGGGTGCTCAACGCCACGGGCGTGGTCGTGCATACCAACCTGGGCCGTTCCCTGCTGGCCAAGTCCGCCATTGAAGCCGTTGCCGAGGCGTGCGGGCACTACTCCAACTGCGAGTTCGACCTGGCCACGGGCAAGCGCGGCAGCCGCTACTCGCATGTGGAGAAGATATTGTGCGACATCACCGGGGCCGAGGCCGCCCTGGTGGTCAACAATAACGCGGCCGCGGTCTTCATCATGCTCGAGACCCTGGCCAAGGGGCGCGAGGTGATCGTCTCGCGCGGCCAACTGGTCGAGATCGGCGGTTCCTTCCGCATCCCGGACGTCATGGCCAAGTCCGGGGCCACCCTGCGCGAAGTCGGGGCCACCAACCGGACCCATGTGCACGACTACGAGAACGCCATCGGCGACGAGACCGGGGCGCTCATGCGCGTACACACCTCCAATTTCCGCGTGGTCGGCTTCACCAAGGAGGTCACCCTGGCCGAGATGCGCGTGCTGGGCGATCGCTACAACCTCCCGGTCATCGAGGACCTGGGCTCAGGCTCCCTCTATTCCCTGGAAGGGGAGGGGCTGCTCGGCGAACCCACGGTGCAGCAGGTGGTGGCCCAAGGCGCGGACGTGGTCTCGTTCTCGGGCGACAAGGTCCTGGGCGGACCCCAGGCCGGGGTCATCGTGGGCCGCCGGGAATATATCGACCGCATCAAGAAGAACCCCATCAACCGGGCCGTGCGCATCGACAAGATGACCCTGGCCGCCCTGGAGGCGACCCTGCGGCTGTACCTCGACATGCCCGAGGCCCGGCGCAGGATCCCCACCCTGAACATGATCACCGCCTCGCCCGAGGCGCTCAAGTCCAAGGCCCGGCGGCTGGCCGAGGCCGTGCGCGAGGCGTTGGGCGGCAGGGCCGTGGTGGGCATGAAGAAGGGCGTCTCCCGCGTGGGCGGAGGGGCCTTCCCCGAGTACGACCTGCCCGGCACCATGGTCACCGTGGCTGTGGAAGGCGTGGCCGTGGAGGACCTGCGCGACGCACTGCTGGACACCGATCCGCCGCTGGTGGCGCGCATAGAGGATAACGAATTTCTGCTGGACCCCCGAACCCTGGCGTCCACCGAACTCAAGCTGGCCGCCCATGCCTTGAAACAGGCCGTGGACGGACTGACCGATTAA
- a CDS encoding aminopeptidase — protein sequence MSTLKLEYEPLSAWEAYASDEHRKAMDELAADYLKFLSECKTERLVMDYVREKATAAGFAEDFGRAQVFRFNRNKTCFLARKGRRPLSDGYRLVGAHADCPRLDLKQRPLYEDLDICLAKTHYYGGIRKYQWLTIPLALHGTVVKTSGEAVTVCIGEDPADPVFTITDLLPHLAYKEVTKKVEDAFEAEKLNLVLGQSPVPAPSDGEDKAKEPVKRKILEILHARYGIEEADFLSAEMQAVPAGPARYVGLDESMIGGYGQDDRSSVFCALEALLAEPEPEYCQIVLFWDKEEIGSEGATGAKSYFFEYCMEELVAAWEPGARLSSILMNGSALSADVSAAMDPDHKDVYEPLNAARLGFGPCFNKFTGHRGKVGANDAHPDFIGWLRSIFDGAGIPWHMSELGKVDAGGGGTVAKFLAVYGMDVIDVGVPVLSMHSPFELSAKADIYACVKAFREFLKR from the coding sequence ATGAGCACGCTGAAACTGGAATACGAACCCCTGTCCGCCTGGGAGGCCTACGCCTCGGACGAGCACCGCAAGGCCATGGACGAACTGGCCGCCGACTACCTGAAATTTTTGAGCGAATGCAAGACCGAGCGGCTGGTCATGGACTATGTCCGCGAAAAGGCGACGGCCGCCGGGTTCGCCGAGGACTTCGGCCGGGCGCAGGTCTTCCGCTTCAACCGCAACAAGACCTGTTTCCTGGCCCGCAAGGGCAGGCGGCCCCTGTCCGACGGCTACCGCCTGGTCGGGGCCCACGCGGACTGCCCGCGCCTGGACCTCAAGCAGCGTCCGCTGTACGAGGACCTGGACATCTGCCTGGCCAAGACCCACTACTACGGCGGCATCCGCAAGTACCAGTGGCTGACCATCCCGCTGGCCCTGCACGGCACCGTGGTCAAGACGTCCGGCGAGGCCGTCACCGTGTGCATCGGCGAGGATCCGGCCGATCCGGTCTTCACCATCACCGACCTGCTGCCGCATTTGGCCTACAAGGAAGTGACCAAGAAGGTGGAGGACGCCTTCGAGGCCGAGAAGCTCAACCTGGTCCTGGGCCAGTCCCCGGTCCCGGCCCCGTCCGACGGCGAGGACAAGGCCAAGGAGCCGGTCAAGCGCAAGATCCTGGAGATCCTGCACGCCCGTTACGGCATTGAGGAGGCCGATTTCCTCAGTGCCGAAATGCAGGCCGTGCCCGCCGGTCCGGCCCGCTACGTGGGCCTGGACGAGTCCATGATCGGCGGCTACGGGCAGGACGACCGCTCCAGCGTGTTCTGCGCGCTGGAGGCTCTGCTGGCCGAGCCCGAGCCCGAGTACTGCCAGATCGTGCTCTTCTGGGACAAGGAGGAGATCGGCTCCGAGGGGGCCACGGGCGCCAAGTCCTATTTCTTCGAGTACTGCATGGAGGAGTTGGTCGCCGCCTGGGAGCCGGGCGCGCGCCTGTCCTCGATCCTGATGAACGGCTCGGCCCTGTCCGCCGACGTGTCCGCGGCCATGGACCCGGACCACAAGGACGTGTACGAGCCGCTCAACGCCGCCCGCCTGGGCTTTGGCCCGTGCTTCAACAAGTTCACCGGCCACCGCGGCAAGGTCGGGGCCAACGACGCCCATCCGGACTTCATCGGCTGGCTGCGTTCCATCTTCGACGGCGCGGGCATCCCGTGGCACATGTCCGAGCTGGGCAAGGTGGACGCGGGCGGCGGCGGCACCGTGGCCAAGTTCCTGGCCGTGTACGGCATGGACGTCATCGATGTGGGCGTGCCGGTCCTGTCCATGCATTCGCCGTTCGAGCTGTCCGCCAAGGCCGACATCTACGCCTGCGTCAAGGCCTTCCGCGAGTTCCTGAAGCGGTAG
- a CDS encoding bifunctional folylpolyglutamate synthase/dihydrofolate synthase yields the protein MDRLGLFHMDLTLGRMEAFWAAHGLPELPVVHVVGTNGKGSTAAFLTSLARAHGQKVGTFNSPHFVSPRERIQVNRRMLSEETWVDLANEVMAVPSGEDLTYFEFQTCLAMLAFERAGVDLAVMEAGLGGRYDATNVFKPGLTLFTPMGLDHEKILGPTLSDIARDKAGAIHEGGVALTGPQEPEAMIRLQERAEAVGARLVYAVDAAGPVDGIKLGLRGIHQTANARLALAGWRWFAAGHSLRADHATEVFGLESAFLPGRFQRVELDGRELILDGAHNAHALTALNAALRAENIRPGKVVFACLRDKNLTDMLPLIRSLTDGPILVPAMEGERAADNRAIAAAIGERATASESLEAALIEGPDVDGPTLVCGSLYLLAEFYILNPRFLTA from the coding sequence ATGGACCGGCTCGGCCTGTTCCACATGGACCTGACGCTGGGCCGCATGGAGGCCTTCTGGGCAGCGCACGGCCTGCCCGAGCTCCCCGTGGTCCATGTGGTCGGCACCAACGGCAAGGGCTCCACCGCCGCTTTTCTGACATCCCTGGCCCGTGCCCACGGACAGAAAGTCGGCACCTTCAACTCGCCGCATTTCGTTTCTCCCCGCGAGCGCATCCAGGTCAACCGGCGTATGCTTTCCGAAGAGACTTGGGTGGACCTGGCCAACGAGGTCATGGCCGTGCCCAGCGGCGAGGATCTGACCTATTTCGAGTTCCAGACCTGCCTGGCCATGCTCGCCTTCGAGCGCGCCGGAGTGGACCTGGCCGTCATGGAGGCCGGGCTGGGCGGACGCTATGACGCAACCAACGTGTTCAAGCCGGGGCTGACTCTGTTCACGCCCATGGGCCTGGACCACGAGAAGATTCTCGGCCCCACGCTGTCCGACATCGCACGGGACAAGGCCGGCGCCATCCATGAGGGCGGGGTGGCCCTGACCGGCCCCCAGGAGCCCGAGGCCATGATCCGGCTCCAGGAGCGGGCCGAAGCGGTCGGCGCGCGGCTAGTCTACGCCGTGGACGCGGCCGGGCCCGTGGACGGGATCAAGTTGGGGCTCCGGGGCATCCACCAGACGGCCAACGCCCGCCTGGCCCTGGCCGGGTGGCGCTGGTTCGCGGCGGGGCATTCCCTGCGCGCCGACCATGCGACCGAAGTCTTCGGCCTGGAGAGCGCCTTTTTGCCGGGCCGCTTCCAGCGGGTGGAGCTGGACGGCCGGGAGCTCATTCTGGACGGGGCGCACAACGCCCACGCCCTGACCGCCCTGAATGCGGCCCTGCGGGCGGAAAATATCCGGCCGGGCAAGGTGGTCTTCGCCTGCCTGCGCGACAAGAACCTGACCGATATGCTGCCGCTTATCCGCTCCCTGACCGACGGGCCCATTCTGGTCCCGGCCATGGAGGGGGAACGAGCCGCCGACAACCGGGCCATCGCCGCGGCCATCGGAGAACGGGCCACGGCGTCGGAATCCCTGGAAGCAGCGCTGATCGAGGGGCCTGATGTTGACGGGCCGACACTGGTGTGCGGGTCCTTGTATTTGCTGGCGGAGTTCTATATTCTGAATCCTCGTTTTCTTACCGCCTAA
- the selB gene encoding selenocysteine-specific translation elongation factor, giving the protein MPVIMGTAGHIDHGKTTLIKALTGIDCDRLSEEKKRGITIELGFAFLDLGEGNRLGIVDVPGHEKFVKNMVAGAAGVDFVVLVIAADEGIMPQTREHLEICQLLGVTTGLVVLTKTDMVDAEWLEMVEEEVAAYLEPTFLGGAPILPVSAHTGRGLEDLKEALRKLVAEFQPKRRSDLFRLPVDRVFTMKGHGTVVTGTMISGSISVGEDIRLYPGAIGTKVRGLQSHGVTVETAQAGRRTAVNLANLEVDDVHRGDVLARPGSLFPADVWDIELTVLESSRLSLKHRKEIHFHHGAREVLARIYLLDRDELAPGETAVCQARFTEPMAGVWGDRIVLRSFSPLRAFAGGRLIGPSGHSIKRFSGDVELLKRLASDLPEEVAAAQLELAGPKGVDFAELLTMTNLESKGLEKTLGLLGGQQRAVLFDKETRRYAGGELAERLSSELLEFLAAYHRRESMKPGVQRGELASSWGRDLPPKLMHFLLERLLKKGEIVAEQEVIRLKDHKVSLASDQAKVREAILSAYAEGGATPPNLKDVLEPLGMDAKQAGPVLKLLQDQGELTRIKDDMYYHAPALAGIRDAVVGFFDGHDEMSAPDFKELTGLSRKYLIPVLEYFDKDKLTVRVGDVRRLRKRS; this is encoded by the coding sequence ATGCCCGTCATCATGGGAACCGCCGGCCACATCGACCACGGCAAGACCACGCTCATCAAGGCGCTCACCGGCATCGACTGCGACCGGCTGTCCGAGGAAAAGAAACGCGGCATCACCATCGAACTGGGGTTCGCCTTCCTGGACCTCGGCGAAGGGAACCGTCTCGGCATCGTGGACGTGCCGGGCCATGAAAAATTCGTCAAGAACATGGTCGCGGGCGCGGCCGGCGTGGATTTCGTGGTCCTGGTCATCGCCGCCGACGAGGGCATCATGCCCCAGACCCGCGAGCACCTGGAAATCTGCCAACTGCTCGGCGTGACCACCGGTCTGGTGGTCCTGACCAAGACCGATATGGTCGACGCGGAGTGGCTGGAGATGGTCGAGGAGGAAGTGGCCGCCTACCTGGAACCGACCTTTCTTGGCGGCGCGCCCATCCTGCCCGTGTCCGCACACACCGGCCGGGGGCTGGAAGACCTCAAGGAGGCCTTGAGGAAATTGGTGGCCGAGTTCCAGCCCAAGCGGCGTTCGGACCTCTTCCGCCTGCCCGTGGACCGGGTCTTCACCATGAAGGGCCACGGTACCGTGGTCACCGGGACCATGATCTCCGGCTCCATCTCCGTGGGCGAGGACATCCGCCTCTATCCCGGAGCGATCGGCACCAAGGTGCGCGGCCTGCAATCCCACGGCGTGACCGTGGAGACGGCTCAGGCCGGGAGGCGCACCGCCGTGAACTTGGCCAATCTCGAAGTGGACGACGTCCACCGGGGCGACGTCCTGGCCCGGCCCGGCTCCCTGTTTCCGGCCGATGTCTGGGACATCGAGCTGACCGTGCTCGAATCCTCGCGCCTGTCGCTCAAGCACCGCAAGGAGATCCATTTCCACCACGGCGCGCGGGAGGTCCTGGCGCGCATCTACCTGCTCGACCGCGATGAGCTCGCGCCCGGCGAGACCGCCGTGTGCCAGGCCCGTTTCACCGAGCCCATGGCCGGGGTCTGGGGCGACCGCATCGTACTGCGTTCCTTCTCGCCCCTGCGCGCGTTTGCGGGTGGGCGGCTCATCGGCCCGTCCGGACATAGCATAAAGCGGTTCTCCGGGGACGTGGAGCTGCTCAAGCGGCTGGCCTCGGACCTGCCCGAGGAGGTGGCCGCGGCCCAGCTCGAACTGGCCGGTCCCAAGGGGGTGGACTTCGCCGAACTGCTGACCATGACCAACCTCGAGTCCAAGGGGCTGGAAAAGACGCTGGGCCTGCTCGGCGGTCAGCAGCGGGCCGTGCTCTTCGACAAGGAGACCCGGCGCTATGCGGGCGGGGAGCTGGCCGAGCGCCTCTCCTCGGAACTCCTCGAATTCCTGGCGGCCTACCATCGCCGGGAGTCCATGAAGCCCGGCGTGCAGCGCGGCGAACTGGCCTCGTCCTGGGGCCGGGACCTGCCGCCCAAGCTCATGCATTTCCTCCTGGAGCGGCTGCTCAAGAAGGGCGAGATCGTGGCCGAGCAGGAGGTCATCCGGCTCAAGGACCACAAGGTCTCCCTCGCCTCGGACCAGGCAAAGGTCCGTGAGGCCATCCTCTCCGCCTACGCCGAAGGCGGGGCAACGCCACCGAACCTCAAGGACGTGCTCGAACCGCTGGGCATGGACGCCAAGCAGGCCGGGCCCGTGCTCAAGCTGTTGCAGGACCAGGGCGAACTGACGCGCATCAAGGACGACATGTACTACCACGCCCCGGCCCTGGCCGGGATCCGCGACGCCGTCGTGGGCTTCTTCGACGGCCACGACGAGATGTCGGCCCCGGACTTCAAGGAATTGACCGGGCTGTCGCGCAAGTATCTCATTCCGGTCCTTGAATATTTCGACAAGGATAAACTGACCGTGCGCGTTGGGGACGTCCGCCGCCTGCGCAAACGGTCTTGA
- a CDS encoding FecR family protein, whose protein sequence is MSTIRAVLQCFLLAAALLTIIPEAARAADPVTARPDAIGEVVSLAGTVTAQSADGATRKLGPNHPVIPRDVIVTGSRSHVEILFKDRSVLSQGPDSRTSIDDYVYAANPSASKMLLKVGTGTFRYVTGQIVKQNPDAFALETPTTTIGIRGTEVFAESTDAGEEIGVLSMTPGHQVDVSAGTVRKTIARAGYSVMSVDGRLSDPTPTDPATRARVVKAAPQTTQGEAGAPGRTALERRIEAFAEAIDRTKGSLGGLTGRPDYNALHNITLQTLAHDNAERGRGGSVGAGLGSGGDGGGGTGDAGGPEGGAQP, encoded by the coding sequence ATGAGTACAATACGCGCAGTACTGCAATGTTTCCTGCTGGCGGCGGCCCTTCTCACGATTATTCCGGAGGCCGCCCGGGCCGCGGACCCCGTTACGGCGCGGCCCGACGCCATCGGCGAGGTGGTCTCCCTGGCCGGGACGGTCACCGCCCAGAGCGCGGACGGCGCCACGAGAAAACTCGGCCCGAACCATCCGGTGATCCCCAGAGACGTCATCGTCACCGGCTCGCGGAGCCATGTGGAAATCCTGTTCAAGGACCGTTCGGTGCTCTCCCAGGGGCCGGACTCCCGGACGTCCATCGACGACTACGTGTACGCCGCAAATCCATCCGCCTCGAAGATGCTCCTCAAGGTGGGCACCGGGACCTTCCGCTACGTGACCGGGCAGATCGTCAAACAAAATCCCGACGCCTTCGCCCTCGAGACCCCGACCACCACCATCGGCATCCGGGGCACCGAAGTCTTTGCCGAGAGCACGGATGCGGGTGAGGAGATCGGCGTGCTCTCCATGACTCCCGGCCACCAGGTGGACGTGTCCGCAGGCACCGTCCGCAAGACCATCGCCAGGGCGGGCTACTCGGTCATGTCCGTCGACGGGCGGTTGTCCGACCCGACTCCCACGGACCCGGCCACCCGCGCCAGGGTAGTCAAGGCCGCCCCCCAGACCACTCAGGGCGAGGCGGGCGCACCCGGCCGGACCGCCCTCGAACGCCGGATCGAAGCCTTTGCCGAGGCCATCGACCGGACCAAGGGCAGCCTCGGCGGCCTGACCGGCCGCCCCGATTACAACGCCCTGCACAACATCACGCTCCAGACCCTGGCTCACGACAACGCCGAAAGAGGCCGCGGCGGCTCCGTGGGCGCGGGGCTGGGCAGCGGCGGCGACGGCGGCGGCGGCACGGGCGATGCCGGCGGCCCCGAAGGCGGCGCCCAACCCTGA
- a CDS encoding lipid-binding SYLF domain-containing protein, with product MAIRATYIAAVLLLLALTAGCAATASKGATTDRGTAQALVDEATGMVENSLKNDKDGRLRRLIGEAQGIMIIPAVGDVSFFFSIGHGNALLAARTDKGWTGPVFMSKSSVGWGLQAGVSKESGLLLIMNGEDVRYILEKGAVLSGQARAVALNAEVEANQTPEFQESGRIYFVGERTGLYAGVALSTGGYSNRKGLNQAFSGVDGGSPETILFDKKLRPHGAERLLELLDKAGSATPKNEKDGTEVPSN from the coding sequence ATGGCAATTCGAGCAACGTACATCGCGGCCGTCCTGCTGCTTCTGGCCCTCACGGCCGGGTGCGCGGCGACGGCCTCCAAGGGAGCGACCACGGACCGCGGAACGGCCCAGGCCCTGGTGGATGAAGCCACCGGCATGGTTGAGAATTCTCTGAAAAACGACAAGGACGGACGCCTCCGTCGGCTGATCGGCGAGGCCCAGGGTATCATGATCATCCCGGCCGTGGGTGACGTCAGCTTCTTCTTCTCCATCGGCCACGGCAACGCGCTGCTGGCCGCCCGCACGGACAAGGGCTGGACCGGGCCGGTCTTCATGTCCAAGTCCTCGGTGGGCTGGGGGTTGCAGGCGGGCGTGTCCAAGGAGTCCGGCCTGCTGCTGATCATGAACGGGGAAGACGTCCGCTATATCCTGGAAAAGGGCGCGGTGCTGAGCGGCCAGGCACGGGCCGTGGCCCTGAACGCCGAGGTCGAAGCCAACCAGACCCCTGAGTTCCAGGAGTCCGGCAGGATCTATTTCGTGGGCGAGCGGACCGGCCTGTACGCGGGCGTGGCCCTGAGCACCGGCGGCTACTCCAACCGCAAGGGGCTGAACCAGGCCTTCTCCGGCGTGGACGGCGGTTCGCCCGAGACCATATTGTTCGACAAAAAACTCCGTCCCCATGGGGCGGAGCGGCTGCTGGAGCTCCTGGACAAGGCTGGTTCCGCCACCCCGAAAAACGAAAAGGACGGAACCGAAGTTCCGTCCAATTAG
- a CDS encoding tetratricopeptide repeat protein — MKASLRYAIILALLLLLSGCVVSTMSERQGTKAYLEKDYATASMKYEEAVAEGNAKAMYHLAVMYAEGQGVEQDYAKAAGLLERSSALGQDDATLMLGLFNLYGDGVPRDVDKGAALIGTAAENGNDTAMYYLGNLYAAGLGVEKDLDTGLSWMRRAKEAGFPVKDALLTREGLAALYE, encoded by the coding sequence ATGAAAGCATCTCTGCGATACGCGATCATCCTCGCCCTGCTCCTCCTGCTGTCCGGCTGCGTGGTCAGCACCATGAGCGAACGGCAGGGGACCAAGGCATATCTGGAAAAGGATTACGCCACCGCCAGCATGAAGTACGAGGAGGCCGTGGCCGAGGGCAACGCCAAGGCCATGTACCACCTGGCGGTCATGTACGCCGAAGGCCAGGGCGTTGAACAGGACTACGCCAAGGCCGCCGGACTGCTCGAACGGTCCTCCGCGCTGGGCCAGGACGACGCCACGCTCATGCTCGGCCTGTTCAACCTCTACGGAGACGGCGTGCCGCGCGACGTGGACAAGGGCGCGGCCCTGATCGGGACGGCCGCCGAGAACGGCAACGACACGGCCATGTACTACCTCGGCAACCTCTACGCAGCCGGGCTGGGAGTGGAAAAGGACCTGGACACGGGGCTGTCCTGGATGCGGCGGGCCAAGGAAGCGGGCTTCCCGGTCAAGGATGCGCTGCTGACCAGGGAAGGCCTCGCCGCCCTGTACGAATAG
- the murA gene encoding UDP-N-acetylglucosamine 1-carboxyvinyltransferase, translating to MDKLIIEGGVPLQGSIQVSGAKNAALPILMACLLAEGKVSLANVPRLADIRTSLKLLNILGCETTFEDNAVTSLCTGLKPEAPYDLVKTMRASVLCLGPLLARLGEAKVALPGGCAIGARPVDLHLRGFERMGAEFEITEGYIKGRCKNGLKGARMTLDFPTVGGTENILMAAALAEGETEIENAAREPEVVDLANFLNACGARITGQGTSVLHVQGVSSLSGCDYRVMPDRIEAGTYMVAAAITGGELEILDCPFQDLDAVSYKLREMGVWLQEEDNYVLVRRANGLLENVDVTTLPHPGYPTDMQAQLMALMCFGKGIGTIEEKIFENRFMHVLELVRLGADIRLKGRTAMVKGVGSLKGAPVMASDLRASASLVLAGLAAEGTTTIERIYHLDRGYENIEAKLSGVGARIKRVAG from the coding sequence ATGGATAAACTTATCATCGAGGGCGGGGTCCCGCTCCAGGGAAGCATTCAGGTCAGCGGCGCGAAAAACGCGGCCCTGCCCATCCTCATGGCCTGCCTCCTGGCCGAAGGAAAGGTCTCATTGGCCAACGTGCCGCGCCTGGCAGACATCCGCACCTCCCTCAAGCTGCTCAACATCCTCGGCTGCGAAACGACCTTCGAGGACAATGCGGTCACCAGCCTGTGCACCGGTCTCAAGCCCGAGGCCCCCTACGACCTGGTCAAGACCATGCGCGCCTCGGTGCTCTGCCTCGGCCCGCTCCTGGCCCGGCTGGGCGAGGCCAAGGTGGCCCTGCCCGGCGGCTGCGCCATCGGCGCGCGCCCGGTGGACCTGCACCTGCGCGGCTTCGAGCGCATGGGCGCGGAGTTCGAGATCACCGAGGGCTACATCAAGGGGCGGTGCAAGAACGGCCTCAAGGGCGCCCGCATGACTCTGGACTTTCCCACCGTGGGCGGCACCGAGAACATCCTCATGGCCGCCGCACTGGCCGAGGGCGAAACCGAGATCGAGAACGCGGCCCGCGAGCCCGAGGTCGTGGACCTGGCCAACTTTCTCAACGCCTGCGGGGCCAGGATCACCGGCCAGGGCACCAGCGTCCTGCACGTGCAGGGTGTGTCCTCACTGTCCGGCTGCGACTACCGCGTCATGCCCGACCGCATCGAGGCCGGGACCTATATGGTCGCCGCGGCCATCACCGGCGGCGAACTCGAAATCCTGGACTGCCCGTTCCAGGACCTGGACGCGGTCAGCTACAAGCTGCGCGAGATGGGCGTCTGGCTCCAGGAGGAGGACAATTACGTCCTGGTCCGCCGGGCCAACGGGCTGCTCGAAAACGTGGACGTGACCACGCTGCCGCATCCCGGCTACCCCACGGACATGCAGGCCCAACTCATGGCCCTGATGTGCTTCGGCAAGGGCATCGGCACCATTGAGGAAAAAATATTCGAGAACCGCTTCATGCACGTCCTCGAACTTGTCCGCCTGGGCGCGGACATCCGCCTCAAGGGGAGGACCGCCATGGTCAAGGGCGTGGGGTCGCTCAAGGGCGCGCCGGTCATGGCCTCCGACCTCCGTGCCAGCGCCTCCCTGGTCCTGGCCGGGCTGGCCGCAGAAGGGACCACCACCATCGAACGCATCTACCACCTTGACCGGGGCTACGAAAACATCGAAGCCAAGCTCTCCGGCGTCGGCGCCCGCATCAAGCGCGTCGCGGGCTGA